Proteins co-encoded in one Cupriavidus nantongensis genomic window:
- a CDS encoding TOBE domain-containing protein produces the protein MLELQGAIWFRSGSQDWGGKDRIALLAAIGAHGSITAAARAVGISYKAAWDAIDAMNNSAGEPLVVRAAGGKGGGGTRLTARGEQLIRTYRALEDEHRRFVAQLSRLGEGVADDIHLMRRMMIKTSARNKLFGRVASVKGGAVNDEVELELAGGQRIVATITHESVETLELAEGVEAFALIKASSVLVGLPEPGLRLSARNQLAGVVARVMPGAVNAEVVIELDGGGTVAAIVTNGSVEALGLQAGVAAVAIFKASSVILGVVG, from the coding sequence ATGCTTGAACTCCAGGGAGCCATCTGGTTCCGCTCCGGCTCGCAGGACTGGGGCGGCAAGGACCGCATCGCGCTGCTCGCCGCCATCGGCGCGCACGGCTCGATCACGGCCGCCGCGCGCGCCGTCGGCATCAGCTACAAGGCGGCGTGGGACGCCATCGACGCGATGAACAACAGCGCCGGCGAGCCGCTGGTGGTGCGCGCCGCGGGCGGCAAGGGCGGCGGCGGCACGCGCCTGACCGCGCGCGGCGAACAGCTGATCCGCACCTATCGCGCGCTCGAGGACGAGCACCGGCGCTTTGTCGCGCAGCTGTCGCGGCTGGGCGAGGGCGTGGCCGACGATATCCACCTGATGAGGCGAATGATGATCAAGACCAGTGCGCGCAACAAACTGTTCGGACGCGTGGCCAGCGTCAAGGGCGGCGCGGTCAATGACGAGGTCGAGCTGGAACTGGCCGGCGGGCAGCGCATCGTCGCCACCATCACGCACGAGAGCGTCGAGACGCTGGAACTGGCCGAGGGCGTGGAGGCGTTTGCACTGATCAAGGCGTCGTCGGTGCTGGTGGGGCTGCCCGAGCCGGGCTTGCGGCTGTCGGCGCGCAACCAGCTGGCGGGCGTGGTCGCGCGCGTGATGCCCGGCGCGGTGAACGCCGAAGTGGTGATCGAACTCGACGGCGGCGGCACGGTGGCCGCCATTGTCACCAACGGCAGCGTCGAGGCGCTGGGGCTGCAGGCCGGCGTGGCTGCGGTGGCGATATTCAAGGCCTCGAGCGTGATCCTTGGCGTGGTGGGATGA
- a CDS encoding LysE/ArgO family amino acid transporter produces the protein MHAALAGFSLGLSLILAIGSQNAFVLRQGLRREHVFCVCLVCALSDALLILLGVSGFAVMIRTLPWLGEAMRYGGAAFLVWYGARSFIAAWRSNAVLDPSDAAPRPLAPTLAVCLAFTWLNPHVYLDTVMLIGSVSTQFADHAREFAAGAMTASFLFFFALGYGAALLRPVFARPRAWQVLEVVIGITMWVIAARLLMA, from the coding sequence ATGCACGCCGCGCTGGCTGGTTTTTCCCTCGGTCTTTCCCTGATTCTTGCCATCGGTTCCCAGAATGCCTTCGTGCTGCGGCAAGGCCTGCGGCGCGAGCATGTGTTCTGTGTCTGCCTGGTATGCGCGCTGTCGGACGCGCTGCTGATCCTGCTGGGCGTGTCCGGCTTTGCCGTGATGATCCGCACGCTGCCGTGGCTGGGCGAGGCGATGCGCTATGGCGGCGCTGCCTTCCTGGTCTGGTATGGCGCGCGCAGCTTCATCGCGGCGTGGCGCTCGAACGCGGTGCTCGATCCGAGCGATGCCGCGCCGCGCCCGCTGGCGCCGACGCTCGCCGTATGCCTGGCCTTCACCTGGCTCAATCCGCATGTGTATCTCGACACGGTGATGCTGATCGGCTCGGTATCGACCCAGTTCGCCGACCACGCGCGTGAATTCGCCGCGGGCGCCATGACTGCCTCGTTCCTGTTCTTCTTCGCGCTGGGCTATGGCGCGGCGCTGCTGCGGCCGGTGTTTGCGCGGCCGCGGGCGTGGCAGGTGCTGGAGGTGGTGATCGGCATCACCATGTGGGTGATCGCCGCGCGTTTGCTGATGGCTTGA
- a CDS encoding class IV adenylate cyclase — translation MPRNVEIKARIDSVEALLPRAAALADHGPEYIRQDDTFFRCANGRLKLREFAPDRGELIFYARADEAGPKESFYILSPTPSPGTLRAALAAAHGEGGRVRKLRTLYLAGRTRVHLDRVEALGDFLELEVVLADAESVADGVAEAHALLARLGVPASALIEGAYVDLLRAAQATRAGTGA, via the coding sequence ATGCCGAGAAACGTCGAGATCAAGGCCCGTATCGACAGCGTCGAGGCGCTGCTGCCGCGCGCCGCCGCGCTGGCCGACCACGGGCCCGAATACATCCGCCAGGACGATACCTTTTTCCGCTGCGCCAACGGGCGGCTCAAGCTGCGCGAGTTCGCGCCGGACCGCGGCGAACTGATCTTCTATGCGCGCGCCGACGAGGCCGGGCCGAAGGAGAGCTTCTACATCCTGTCGCCGACGCCTTCGCCCGGCACGCTGCGTGCCGCGCTGGCCGCCGCGCACGGCGAGGGCGGCCGGGTGCGCAAGCTGCGCACGCTGTACCTGGCCGGACGCACGCGCGTGCACCTGGACCGGGTCGAGGCGCTCGGCGATTTCCTGGAGCTCGAAGTGGTGCTGGCCGATGCGGAGAGCGTGGCGGACGGCGTGGCCGAGGCCCACGCGCTGCTGGCCCGCCTCGGCGTTCCCGCGTCCGCGCTGATCGAAGGCGCGTACGTCGACCTGCTGCGCGCGGCTCAGGCCACGCGCGCCGGCACCGGCGCGTAG